Within Mercenaria mercenaria strain notata chromosome 15, MADL_Memer_1, whole genome shotgun sequence, the genomic segment tttattgtacatgaatgaaatttgaaataacgTTTTCGtcataattaagaaaaaaacattaaaagttaAATGCCATTATTAATGGTGTTTAGCAGGTgactatataatttataaaataattatttggtctgTTTAAATTAAAAGTAGTGTGTACCCGGAAGTAGTCATCGGGCTTTAAATTGAAGTTTCTCTCAATCATTTCAAGTttctgttttatcatttattcaatatttgttttgtgtTATCGCAAATAACTTATCTAAAACCAAGTTGAAAATCTGAAGGAAAGTGCTTGTTGAAGTTCATAGTGatctttttgaaataatatttgggacacttttaaaatattaatgcgttatgtgtttatttacaataaaaacctATTGTGGAAACTGAAAAGAacatttatattcaatatattgactattgaaattttcataaaacatatttgGAATACCGAGGTCATAAATTGAGAATTTGTAGCAACAAATGAATGCAGTATTTTGATAAATTGGATATTTAATTTGGTGGCAAAGCCAATGACTACATTGTTGGTAATTTACACGCTAGTATTTATCATGAACATATAGGAATATATTTACGCTCTGAAAGATAATATTTGTAAACAGTGATTGTTATTTATATTGACAAACTAAATACAGAATAAGGAGTTTCAAGATTTAagaaatatcaactaaacaatTGAAATGCAAATTTAAAGTCTTATTTCAAGACAGCAATCACAAAATTTATCACAATATGATAAAGTGATAATTTGTAAAGTGACAACACTTGTGCGATAAAACTTTTCGGAACTGGAAATaatatagttatttttattttgattaaataatCATGGCTTTTGTTGTGACATACCACAGTCTTTCTAAACACAACATTCGGAACTTGTATGGCGGACTGCCTGCGGAAATAAAATGGCGGACATCAGCAAATGAGAAAGCAATTGTGCCTGCGCAGAGAATTCATGAACAGATGAAGAAATCAGCGCCGCATGAGAAATTTCTAAATGAACGATATTTTGAATATGATCACGAGAATGAAATACGAATTCCAAGAGCCCCAGCATTTCGAAGGTTGTCACGTGAAAGTGTTGACGAAATAGTACTCAGACTCTCTCAACCTACTGTAAGCAAGAGACGGCGTGCGTCAGATATATGTGAGAGAGAAATGCGGCGGTCGTTCATCGAGAGTTGCAGGAAATGCCGAGCAGTATCTGCACGCCCAAAAGCGAGCAGACGAGAGGCAGACGAAATTACAGAACGAATTTCACTGCCAACTGTTACAAGTAACGTGCGGAGTAGTATGAGAAGTCTTAGAGAATTCAGTGTAACGGAAGTACGCGATGCTTGCGAAAAATGTTCACTTACTCCATCTAACAGATTTGCTAAAGAGTTCAGTATTTACGATATTTGAtctggttttatttttttctttatagttGCAAGCATTTGTATTCTCGCTAGGATATGATTTGAAGTTAACAGTTTCGTTTCCGGACTAACTCTGAAAGCATACTGACATAAACAATATAGAATATTCCTTATTGTTTTTTGGtgtggggaggggggagggggtcaGTAGCTCATTACTTGTAGCCCAAACCAATTTGCTGTTGGTACCCATTATATGTTGTACTGTTGTACATTTTCATGCgttcaaaaaacaacaaaatatttaaaaacaggtCAATAACAGATGGACTTACATTAAATGTTCATGTTATTGTCTGGTGCACTTTCAGTAGAATCACTCcacttcaaaatgaaaaaatatagctattgatcttcaaaaaataaaacaatatatattagaCCCAATATATCTTATATTATAAGAGAACGCAATTAATTTTACCGTTTACCAGTCATGCATTTTAGTCCCTGCATAAAACTGCATGGGAGGTTTTAAGAAAGTGTGATAATAACCGAGAAGGTTTTGCCGTGAATGTGAAAgttcaatatcaaatttcattagAATCACCTCTGTTAAACTTAAAAAAGACCCATACAAACTaacttttacatgtacatttgaaagaaaggattagaacgaaataCAAATCTTAtctattatttaaaatatgtctAAATACTGTCCACACAGGAACACAGTGCTAAGTTACACTTAGTAATTTGTCGCATTGTTATGCGCATCTTTGGCGGCCACAGCGCATTCCGAGTGCAAGCGTGCGTACTGTGTTCCGTTCGGCTAGGCTCTTGATATTACAAGGACTTCTCAAATCTACACACAATTAGTTTGCACCTGAGGTCTTTGCTGATCAATATGATGGCATAGTatagtataaaattatttaagaatGTAAGAAGATAAGCGTATCTTTTAGTTTTCAACCCCCTTTAACTGTTTGTCACACTTTGATGAAGTTACGGCAACTCTAGAAAAGAATGTCTTTAAAACAGCAGtggaaaagtaaatatttacgAACACATTTTTCAGGTCTTTGAATTTTGtctacgaggggcgttcaatatgtaatattactctgtatgtagttccgtaaccgcttattatttttagatgcggttttcggcacaataatagagcaatttattggcaacacagtgttatattaattataaaaatcggtcgattcaaagtaaaaatataatcatttgagtgaggtgtactttggtatactggacaattttatgtccaaaatattgagattgtaatatgcaattccttgatctgttattcaacaactagaactatagttcatttttcagtttaaacaaatagaacaaatcatgatctttacaaaaacatatgaaaacatcCTGATGAAGGTCATTATATGATCGAAACCGGTAGATCTTATTAAATTAGCTAACTGCACCCAGAGTTTGATGTGTTGTTCCTCTTAATTCTCTCTTTTAAAAAcacatgaaaactaaaataaataacagtttataacagttttaaattgagtgtgtatatttttactcgaaacaTGATAAGACGAGTACagtaagcctctgcaattttgccaggcgcgataatcatcgtttaaaaattcttgtattttaagttgatactagtatcttaattctcgattgcgaaactagttcttacaattttgattaatcgctctcaacacccattccagatggaatcaaccttgagtttagattttttagttgttgtaaaattaaaaatgcaataaataggttaaaacaaacgcaaactcatcacaaattgctatagctcgtagaaaaatgatagaattttgtgattttaaaagttattctatttttcggAGACTCTGGATGCTCaagacaaacctaaattataattatggtccagtatacctgagtacacctcactaaaatgataaCGGAGCTACATACGGAGTaccattacatattgaacgcccctcgtatatgtCACAAAGGGTATTTTTGATGTTATAGTTTGTTTacttaatgcatttttttttatattttcgatACTAGTCTGATGACTGTCATTTGTTGATAAACAGGTGAAGTTGTATTTGTTATGAATTGTACACTATCTAATACCTGTAATTAACGTTATGCATTTTCTGTTGACATGCGGTGTAATTTTACCGCTAAATAGTTCAAAGTCATTTGAAGTTTGCCAGTTACTTTCTGTTAATAATCTGGTTACTTCAGAAattctttatatctttttaaattttttatcttaaaaggaaGTACTCAACTTCCATAGAAATGTGCATTACATTCATCTTGTTTACTTAGTGTTTAAATGTCATAACTTTATTTCGATAGTTATATTACATtcactttataatatatttatcaaattgatGAAATCAAAAAAGAGATGAACATGTATATTCTTTTGAATTAAACAGACCATATTCGTTTGCAGCTcgcaaaacattttttataactgAGCTTACAGGATAAATGACTTCTTGTCATTACACTTCGTTTGTTTGTTAGTGCTATagattaataaaatttaaatccaGAAAAGCAGTTGTAGTTTATTAAAAGCATtccaatatgttttattttattcctGTCTCGATGGATGGGACGTTATTACAATTGAAAACAAGGAACAAGACTGAATCTTTCAAATGCAGGGGAGTTTTGTTCAAAAAGCTGAGAATAAACTAACCTAGACTATTTAGCCCAAAAAAGACTCTTCATGCAAGCAgggcccgtccgcttagctcagtagggagagcgttggtctacgggtcGTGGGGttacgagttcgatcctcgggcggggcgtatgttctccgtgaccatttgataatagacattgcgtcagtacatgactgaaatactattgaaaaacggcgttagacccaaaccaaacaaagaaacaaaaacttcCTTCAAGAATATGCTAAGATTTTACACGTccgtatattttatcaaatgctttacAGTTTGGATAACTTCCTCCTATTTACTAATTGCACGATTTTCTATCTTATGGAACACCATTGTTGCTTGATCCTATTGTTTTATTTCACAAGATGCATTCTAATTGTTTGTAGTGCAAATACCTTTCCCAATGCATTTTCTTCTATTTCATTAGAGGTATTTCATAGGTATGAATCATTTACTCTATCTACGGTTTGTTTTCGTCTCGTGTGGACTAGAATGTGTGCCTTCGACATTTTGTTATATCTGTTAAGCTCACATTATTTCTTTGATTACTAGAATCGTGCAGACAGTCATGATTTTCCAGAGTCTGGTCATATAATTCACTGGGTCttctttatttgtattcatttctccATATTTTTAGTCCTTCTTTAAACGGACATTAGCAAATTCAGCATTTCGACTCTCATTTTAATTATCTACAGCCTCGACGACAGCTTTTAAACAGTTTGTCAACTCCCTATCTTGTTCTTGCAACTCAGACATCCTTTGGTCAAAGCTGACTGAATCCCGGTTTATTCTTTCTACTACTGATATATATCAGTGTCTGCATTACGACTCTGAGTAGAATTTTCTTCAGTTTTGTGCAAGGTTTATGGTTTTATAAATTTCGGGTATTTTTAAGTCTTACCCCTTGGAGGAACTGATGTAAAAAGTAACAATTTTGGACAGCGTTCTTTTCTTACAAAATGCAAACTATTTTTCCTCGTGGTTCATCGGCCAAACATATCATTCAAAACACAAGTTCCCCcattcatgattatactgacttAAACGATCTAATGAAGTTTGAGATAGCATACTATGTATATATATCTTACGAAACTTTTACCATATACTGGCTGCTTTAGTTGGTGAAAATGTCCTTgtgtatattacatttttttctaattacttAACGTTATTTCtatgttgtgaaaaaaatctGATCTGAAACAGAAACACgaatattttgtttcatacaaACTTTTAGCCTCAGTAGCTGTGATGACGTATGCTTAGTATTGCCCGAGGTCAGGTGCCTCGGAACTTTACCTCAGCGTCTTCAAATTATGTGTCTATTAGACCAAGAGATTTAAGTTTGTACACCAAAAACATCTCAAGCccctttaaaaagtaaaaacacaaaCCAAGATAGCCACAAAGAGGGCCGTCATGATAAACATATCGATTTAGCAGATATGTTTATCTGTTGAGAACTGAACTTAAGTAGCTCATCATTCAGACAGATTAGATGAATACAAACACATGGACAAGAAGCGTATCTTGTTTTATTGTTCGAACTGAAGTTATATCCTTAACAAGACATTGTCATAAATAGTTTCGATTTTAACATTTAACTACCTTGTGAAAGACGTTCGCAAAACAgtaaacaaatttctttgatgGCTTCTACTAAACGCAACCACacaatgtttttaacatttcatttaaaaaggacaacaacaacaatagcaATGTAAATACATGGTAAAATAATACTGTCTCGGTAATTTGAACAGGAAAAATCCGTGTCAACAGTTATCCTATTTGCGTCAGCTGTCGCCTAGTCTGGTATTCACGCATGCGCGAAGACTGGGTTGGTCGCGTCATCCTCTCTGTAAGCATTGTCTGTTCACGTTCATCAATCTTCTGAAGTCCGAGATATTTTGAGTGCGATTTCTCTTTTTCTTCTCTCATTGTTTTATCACTTGTTAAGGAAATacctataaaaaaataaaacaaaataaaatcttatcCAAAGGTACTCATCATTGAAGATAGTAAGCAGCTTTGCCTTGTAATAAATGCTTTGTTAATAATATATATTGCAATGTACTTTGACTAACCTTTCAGCGTCGATTACTGTGTTTGCTATTTAATTCACATGGACAGATAAAACATCCGTACTTGACAAAAGCATCCCGATACCTAGATTAGGATAAGGACTATGTTCGACGAAAGCCTAACTGGCGGAGACCTGCCATTGTTATCAAAGGGCAATAGTACGCGTCAACTTCCATATAAACGTCGTTATCaattaaaatattcatgaaggGTATCCTCTTTTCCTTTTATGCATTTGCATTGGTTCACATATTCAAGCATTGGTTCACATATTCAAGCATTGGTTCACATATTCAAGCTGCCcgtccacttagctcagtaggtagagcgttggtttacggatcgcggggttgcaaagttcgatcctcgggcggggagtatgttctccgtgactatttgataaacgacattgtgtctgaaatcattagtcctccacctctgattcatgtggggaacttggcagttacttgcggagaacaggtttgtacatgtacagaatccaggagcactggttaggttaactgcccgccgttatatgactgaaatactgttgaaaaatggcgataaacccaaatcaaacaaacaaacatactcaAGCTGATACTGACTGTGAGACTGACTAACTGTAATCCTGTCTAATGTTTATGCTACCTATATCTGAGATGTTTTCTGGTATTGTTTCATGACGTGGCGTACCTGTATCATACAACTTTCAAGCACTTAAGTTAAATTATAACGAAATTTGATTAGTGTTTGTATAATAGTTTGATATATCGTGTACCACATctctttcatattttcaaaaccattcaattttcaacaaaatgtacatgtaacaaaAGATAAGGCCGAAtggaaaaaaagcaacaacacaaATAACGTCAGTTTGTTTCCAAATGCAATGCCATTAACTACGAACGATGGTGATTTAAGGTCACTTATATACCTCTGCTTGCTATTGTGGGAGTTGTCAGGCGAGTAACGACCCCATCAACCTCATGGCGGGAAAGAATCCGGAAGGCTGGCGCACGTGGTATGAGACAACTGTATTCTGGAACAAACTCGGAAGATTTGAGAACATATGTTTTCAGATGGTTATTCTCTTCCTGGAAATAGACAAACGAAATATTACAAACTAAGACATGAATTAACTGTATATAAGTAACGTTATACTGACGCAAGCTCAGTTTAAAACTGTAGGCAAGTATATCAAAATGGCATAATGTAATCTGTAATAAATGAACGCATTTACCGTTTAGAGAAATTCCTGTCAAGTCCATGTAATAGTAAAGCGAAATATGTGTTCGCGTTAATACTGAACATGTACACAAATACTTAACTTTGTTACTCTCCCTCGTTCTCTAAAACTAGTTTAGGCAAATTCCTATATTGAATTAAATCACCTATGTTGCAATTATATTAAACAATCACAAGTACATAAATAGGTAATAAAAAGCCAAAATACATTGTCTGTCCTGTTTCTGGAAAAATAAGTAAAAGGTAATCCCCAATACCTTGAGAGCGCAACAGAACCTTCAAACACTGATGCTGTAGTTATACAAACCTTGAGCTTGAGTTGTTCTTGTGTTGGATACGGCGCAGAATGCCTGTATTTGAGAACCTGCGGGAAGCCActgtaaatgtgttttaaatcCCTGCTAAGGATTGAATTGAATGATGTCTTGAACTCTCCCATTATTTGCTAAAAAACCTTGACGCAatgaaatttttcttttatttttttctcttttttttttatctaagtatATTACACAAAGAAACTAAATTATCCTGTTTTTGAAAAGTTtcactgttgttttatttatacagttTTCTTCAGATTAATAcgtctgtttatttatttttcaaaatatttttaatttccactCCCGTTTATAGTTGACATTTAATGTTTAAATCACTGATATCAATCCAAGTTTCTAATATTGTACATATATTAAAGTGTTATTTAATCTTTCAACAGTTACGAACATATCCGATAAAGGCATTATGTGCGCTATTGTACTTTTGAAAGTGATTGAAATAGTGTATTAAGGGATTTAAAAACCTTTAAATCAATAATCCGCGTTGAACAGATCTATACAATGTGCATTGTTTAATACACCACTGGATGATTTTGTAAACTTTGACGCGCCGCTATCTTGACCGATTAGTTTATCCGTATCTTAAGGCTCAGGTTAACCCACTTTGCAGTTCTGTTGAAAACAATGCATATGGTTATAATATACTATATGATGAAAGTCTCTTGCATATTGACAAATACATTCACGCGAGAGCCTTTTCCTCAAACTTTACTATAATttcatgttttgtgaaaaatcagTATCAAGTGTAGTCTCTGATTGTATTTATATTAGATAGCATGGGGTGTACTTCAGCAACTGGCCTTGGGAGAGAGGGTTTGTAGCCATAATACTGTTCAAACCCTTTCATTCATTTAACCAAAGAAATTCTCTTTCTAATTTTCATTCTATAGTTATAGCTTCGTCTTTTAAACATTATCAAGTTGTTTTCATCAATTAAGTACATGACTGGAGCGAAAGCCCTTTTCTTCCTTTTCTCAAACCCTttctttgttatttcattctttttcagTAAGAAAGCATTGATTATTGTCGTTTTCGTGCTCGTAgtagacaaacaaaatatataggtAGACAATGTGCTTAAATTATTGAAGGCATTCCTTTTTTTCACACGGATTTGGTGAACAGTTTAATAAACAAGTATTATCTATAGACGGTTATCTCATTGTCGATGTGCTTTGTGCAGTTAGTGTTGTACTAATTTGTCATTTTGTGTCTATATACAGATATCATAATTAATCAACACCTCTGCTTTTAAATATAGGAAATAAATTATGCCAGATCAGATGAACTATCATAGACATTGAATATTTTTAGACAGTTCTGAAATAATAGTTGGTaatgatttgatattttgttgactCATTATGATCAAGAAAGGTGGAGTTGCAAAGAAATATGCTGCTTTAAGACATAGGACATGGACAAGCAAGTTTCCAAAACTAATGAAAAAGAAGGAACacaattaaaacatttataaatgagACAGGCGAATGTGTGAACTACGCTATAGACAAAACAAACTTAGAATATTAGGATCCAGATTAAAGTATAAACAAAGAAATGTTGAACGACACCTATGCAGAATAAATCGGTACAAGTTTCTGTTTTGAGAACATCGAATAGAGTATgcaactttaaaacaaatattaaagaaaaacataagacattaacataaacaagaaaaaacaaacaaaatattagaCAATGGATAGTAAAACCAAAACAAGTATTATGGAAgagaaaatcatatttaaagaaaagaCCCACACTACAAACTCATAAGTTATAAGGATCACCAAAATACATAAGTGGTAAAGCTAAACATCATAAACGGTACATGTAGGCCGACATGTCCCTTAGACTGGTGACCACATCGTAGGGAACGAGTCTCAGAGGTCTGTTATGGCGGAAAATTCACATTAAGAGTGGTAGATGTCTTTTATTTTGGCTTTCATCTTATTCAGTTTCACATTTAAGCGCTTCAGTCGTACGCCAATGCCTTCTATGCTTGATCATATTCCTTTAGGCATTGAACGATAGATTTCACCCAGCATCGctaataaatgttcaaattttacaGAGGAAAAGATCTCGCTTTTTTCCGCTGTTATGTCAAAATAAACGCATTTCTTCAAAAACATAACTCTTTTGTATATAGAAATGATGCAAAACTAAATTCATGCTCCTTAAATGTGTTTGGAAACGTAAAC encodes:
- the LOC123552504 gene encoding uncharacterized protein LOC123552504; the encoded protein is MAFVVTYHSLSKHNIRNLYGGLPAEIKWRTSANEKAIVPAQRIHEQMKKSAPHEKFLNERYFEYDHENEIRIPRAPAFRRLSRESVDEIVLRLSQPTVSKRRRASDICEREMRRSFIESCRKCRAVSARPKASRREADEITERISLPTVTSNVRSSMRSLREFSVTEVRDACEKCSLTPSNRFAKEFSIYDI
- the LOC123561505 gene encoding uncharacterized protein LOC123561505 codes for the protein MGEFKTSFNSILSRDLKHIYSGFPQVLKYRHSAPYPTQEQLKLKEENNHLKTYVLKSSEFVPEYSCLIPRAPAFRILSRHEVDGVVTRLTTPTIASRGISLTSDKTMREEKEKSHSKYLGLQKIDEREQTMLTERMTRPTQSSRMREYQTRRQLTQIG